The proteins below are encoded in one region of Holophagaceae bacterium:
- a CDS encoding leucine--tRNA ligase, protein MTFSPLNQEQAIQSKWFKNGAFRISATDAEVKQPYYVLVMLPYPSGRIHMGHVRNYTLGDVAARFQRMRGKAVMHPLGWDSFGLPAENAAIKNGIHPAIWTRQNIADMKAQIQKIGISYDWDREIASYLPEYYRWNQWLFLQMWKRGDVFRAMRNVNWCEALGTVLANEQVVDGKDERTGHPVVQKSLEQYFFAITKYADELLAGLDKLDWPDNVKAMQRHWIGKSEGARLRFDVAEHGQVEVFTTRLDTLYGVSFLALSTDHPLIESQAVEDAGLRAFCARIKGQSREERLVADVKEGHRTKLHAVHPFTGELVPVFAANYVLMDYGTGAVMGVPAHDERDHEFARKYGLPIPQVIEAIGSAGPWEPGILINSGEFNGLRSEDATAAMIAKLGGRAEGAVTFKLKDWGLSRQRYWGTPIPTVHCPDHGVQPVPEDELPVRLPEDVEFIGHGPSPLTTSKSFLDAKCPVCGGAARRETDTMDTFVDSSWYFLRYLDPKNERLPFERAAVDPWMPVDLYIGGIEHATMHLIYARYFHKVLRDLGMVGCDEPFQKLICQGMVLKDGFKMSKSKGNVVDPDDVLARYGADALRLFMIFAAPIEKELDWTGFDGIEGSTRFLKRVARLVDDHTIDTEPLPAKDLLTREEKDLMHKLHLTIHRITEDLAVRHQFNTVVSGLMELINAISDLPLSSPHRGQVMQHALDAFVRMLSPVAPHLAEQLFEQLGGSGFVMHAPWPEASAGWMQADEILVVVQVNGKVRGRVTLPASATEEERRGAAMACSEVRPHLDGKEILKVVLPPNGKLVNIVVKG, encoded by the coding sequence ATGACATTTAGCCCCCTCAATCAGGAACAGGCCATTCAATCTAAATGGTTCAAAAATGGCGCCTTCCGTATTTCTGCCACAGATGCTGAAGTGAAACAGCCCTATTATGTTTTAGTGATGTTGCCCTATCCAAGCGGCCGGATTCATATGGGGCACGTCCGGAATTACACCCTTGGGGACGTGGCCGCTCGATTTCAACGGATGAGGGGCAAGGCGGTGATGCACCCCCTTGGCTGGGATTCCTTCGGCCTGCCTGCGGAGAACGCCGCCATCAAGAATGGAATCCACCCGGCGATCTGGACCCGGCAGAACATCGCCGACATGAAAGCCCAGATCCAGAAGATCGGTATCAGCTATGACTGGGACCGGGAAATCGCCAGCTATCTGCCGGAGTACTACCGATGGAACCAGTGGCTGTTCCTGCAGATGTGGAAGCGCGGCGACGTGTTCCGCGCCATGCGAAACGTCAACTGGTGCGAAGCTCTCGGCACGGTGCTGGCCAACGAACAGGTGGTGGACGGCAAGGACGAGCGCACCGGGCATCCGGTCGTCCAGAAATCCCTGGAACAGTATTTCTTCGCCATCACCAAATACGCCGATGAGCTGCTGGCAGGCCTCGACAAGCTGGACTGGCCGGACAATGTCAAGGCCATGCAGCGGCATTGGATCGGGAAGAGCGAAGGCGCCAGATTGCGTTTCGATGTGGCGGAACACGGGCAGGTCGAGGTTTTCACAACGCGCCTGGACACGCTTTACGGCGTCAGCTTCCTGGCCCTTTCCACCGACCACCCGCTCATCGAATCCCAGGCGGTCGAGGACGCCGGCCTGCGGGCCTTCTGCGCGCGGATCAAAGGGCAGAGCCGGGAAGAGCGGCTGGTGGCGGATGTCAAGGAGGGCCACCGCACGAAACTCCACGCGGTGCATCCGTTCACGGGTGAATTGGTTCCGGTGTTCGCCGCGAACTACGTGCTGATGGATTACGGCACCGGCGCGGTGATGGGCGTCCCAGCCCACGATGAGCGCGACCACGAATTTGCGCGGAAATACGGACTTCCGATCCCCCAGGTCATCGAAGCGATCGGGAGCGCAGGTCCATGGGAGCCTGGCATCCTGATCAATAGCGGTGAATTCAACGGCCTTAGAAGCGAGGATGCAACAGCGGCCATGATCGCCAAACTGGGCGGCCGCGCGGAAGGAGCGGTCACCTTCAAGTTGAAGGATTGGGGCCTTTCCCGGCAACGCTACTGGGGCACGCCCATCCCCACCGTCCACTGCCCTGACCATGGGGTCCAACCGGTCCCGGAAGACGAGCTGCCGGTGCGGCTTCCCGAGGATGTGGAATTCATCGGCCACGGGCCTTCGCCCCTGACGACGTCGAAATCGTTTCTTGATGCCAAGTGCCCGGTCTGCGGCGGCGCAGCGCGGAGGGAAACCGACACCATGGACACCTTCGTGGATTCCAGCTGGTATTTCCTGCGCTACCTGGACCCTAAGAATGAGCGCCTGCCCTTCGAGAGGGCCGCCGTGGATCCCTGGATGCCCGTGGACCTCTACATTGGCGGCATCGAGCACGCGACCATGCACCTGATCTATGCGCGCTACTTCCACAAAGTCCTGCGGGATCTGGGCATGGTGGGCTGCGATGAGCCGTTCCAGAAGCTCATCTGCCAGGGGATGGTGCTGAAGGACGGTTTCAAGATGTCCAAGTCCAAGGGCAACGTGGTGGATCCGGACGATGTGCTGGCGCGCTACGGCGCCGATGCGCTGCGCCTCTTCATGATCTTCGCCGCGCCCATCGAAAAGGAACTGGACTGGACCGGTTTCGATGGCATCGAAGGTTCCACGCGGTTCCTCAAACGTGTGGCGCGCCTGGTGGATGACCACACCATCGATACGGAGCCTTTACCCGCCAAGGATCTGTTGACCCGCGAGGAAAAGGATCTGATGCACAAGCTGCACCTGACGATCCACCGCATCACCGAGGATCTAGCGGTGCGCCATCAGTTCAACACCGTCGTGTCGGGCCTCATGGAATTGATCAACGCCATCAGCGACCTGCCCCTCAGTTCGCCGCACCGCGGCCAGGTGATGCAGCACGCCCTGGACGCCTTTGTCCGGATGTTGTCGCCGGTGGCGCCCCACCTCGCGGAGCAACTGTTCGAGCAGCTCGGCGGTTCGGGTTTCGTGATGCATGCCCCATGGCCCGAGGCTTCCGCTGGATGGATGCAGGCGGACGAAATCCTGGTGGTGGTCCAGGTCAATGGCAAGGTCCGCGGCCGGGTCACCCTGCCCGCCAGCGCCACGGAGGAAGAACGCCGCGGGGCGGCCATGGCTTGCTCAGAAGTGCGTCCGCACCTCGACGGGAAGGAAATCCTCAAGGTGGTCCTGCCGCCGAATGGCAAGCTGGTGAACATCGTCGTCAAGGGTTGA
- the ftcD gene encoding glutamate formimidoyltransferase, protein MKLVECVPNFSEGRDLAKIKQITDAIESVPGVELKDVDPGAATNRTVVTFVGDPEAALEAAFQAIKTASHAIDMSAHHGAHPRMGATDVCPFVPVSGLTLGDCAELAARLGERVGRELGIPVYLYESAARSEERRNLAVVRKGEYEALPQKLKDPAWAPDFGPAEFNPRTGATIIGAREFLIAFNITLNSRVKDHATDLAFELREKGRVARRNQTSAYYSSGEVLFYQKGHFPCGNCDHDALDFEALETHCRQVHSYELRHLLMLNDIDTGSTEAVEALPGKKAYRAGYFTECKAIGWVVQEYGRAQLSINLTDYHATPPHTVLDATRKLALDRGLVVTGSEIVGLVPFQALHQAGQHYLSAMGKSPYVPVEDVLKMAIFSMGLSDVSPFDIEKKVIGLPKRFGQGLMAMSAAAFTEEVSRDTPAPGGGSIAAFAGSLGAALASMVANLTQGKAPSRAIDRELLDIAKDAQKVKDALILAVDEDTNAFNGYMEALRLPKTTDAEKKARGAAMQAGLKEAVAVPLGTAELSLEAMKLADRVAQAGNPNSLTDALVGCAAAYTGVRGGLWNVMINLKDIKDGPFVDGMRNRCALILAEAKALMAKVGDEGDARLDSMIEAKRK, encoded by the coding sequence ATGAAATTAGTCGAATGCGTCCCCAACTTCTCCGAAGGCCGGGACCTCGCCAAGATCAAACAGATCACCGACGCCATCGAGTCGGTCCCAGGCGTGGAGCTCAAGGACGTGGATCCCGGCGCGGCCACGAACCGCACCGTCGTGACGTTCGTGGGGGATCCGGAGGCAGCCTTGGAAGCCGCTTTCCAGGCCATCAAGACCGCGTCGCATGCCATCGACATGAGCGCCCACCACGGCGCCCACCCCCGCATGGGCGCCACGGACGTATGCCCCTTCGTGCCCGTTTCGGGCCTCACGCTGGGCGATTGCGCGGAACTGGCCGCGCGGCTGGGAGAGCGTGTGGGCCGTGAACTGGGCATTCCCGTCTACCTCTATGAATCCGCCGCCAGATCCGAGGAGCGCAGGAACCTTGCGGTGGTCCGAAAGGGTGAGTACGAAGCGCTGCCCCAGAAGCTGAAGGATCCGGCCTGGGCGCCGGATTTCGGTCCCGCCGAATTCAACCCCAGGACCGGCGCCACCATCATCGGCGCGCGGGAATTCCTGATCGCCTTCAACATCACCCTCAACAGCCGCGTCAAGGACCACGCGACGGACCTGGCCTTCGAACTGCGCGAGAAGGGCCGCGTCGCGCGCCGGAACCAGACCAGCGCCTACTACTCCAGCGGCGAGGTGCTGTTCTACCAGAAAGGCCATTTCCCCTGCGGCAACTGCGATCACGACGCCCTGGACTTCGAAGCTCTCGAAACCCACTGCCGGCAGGTGCACAGCTACGAGCTGCGCCATTTGCTGATGCTCAATGACATCGACACCGGCTCAACCGAGGCTGTCGAAGCCCTTCCTGGCAAGAAAGCCTATCGGGCAGGCTATTTCACGGAGTGCAAGGCCATCGGATGGGTGGTCCAGGAATATGGCCGCGCCCAGCTTTCCATCAACCTGACCGATTACCACGCCACACCGCCGCATACGGTGCTGGACGCCACGCGGAAACTGGCCCTGGATCGGGGTCTCGTGGTTACCGGCAGCGAAATCGTGGGTCTGGTCCCCTTTCAAGCGCTCCACCAAGCTGGGCAGCACTACCTGAGCGCCATGGGCAAATCGCCCTATGTGCCAGTCGAAGATGTCCTGAAAATGGCCATTTTCTCCATGGGGCTCTCGGATGTATCGCCCTTCGACATCGAGAAGAAAGTGATCGGCCTGCCGAAGAGATTCGGCCAGGGCCTGATGGCCATGTCCGCGGCCGCCTTCACCGAGGAAGTCAGCCGCGACACGCCGGCCCCCGGCGGCGGCTCCATCGCGGCATTCGCTGGATCCTTGGGGGCCGCGCTGGCCTCCATGGTGGCCAATCTCACCCAGGGAAAGGCCCCCAGCAGGGCGATCGACCGTGAACTCCTGGACATCGCCAAAGATGCCCAGAAAGTGAAGGATGCCTTGATCCTGGCCGTGGATGAGGACACCAACGCTTTCAATGGCTACATGGAAGCACTGCGCCTGCCGAAAACCACGGACGCTGAAAAGAAAGCCCGCGGCGCGGCCATGCAGGCCGGATTGAAGGAGGCCGTGGCCGTGCCTTTGGGCACCGCGGAACTCAGCCTGGAAGCGATGAAACTCGCGGACCGGGTGGCCCAGGCGGGCAACCCCAATTCGCTGACCGATGCCCTGGTTGGCTGCGCCGCCGCCTACACGGGCGTCCGCGGGGGGCTCTGGAACGTGATGATCAATTTGAAGGACATCAAGGATGGCCCCTTCGTGGATGGGATGAGGAACCGCTGCGCCTTGATCCTGGCAGAAGCTAAAGCATTGATGGCCAAGGTTGGAGATGAAGGTGATGCAAGGCTCGACAGCATGATCGAGGCCAAACGGAAGTGA
- a CDS encoding cysteine synthase family protein has protein sequence MSHTAIRQLTPVVDSILDLVGHTPMLRLKRFCPEREVFAKLEYLNPGGSVKDRIGVGMITAAEAAGLIKPGVSTIIEPTAGNTGVGLAIAAKALGYKCILCVPTKYSREKMMLMKALGAELVLIPKEQGMKGAIAKCAELAAAIPDAYVPQQFENPSNPNTHYRTTAEEIWEQLEGRVDAVVIGAGSGGTFTGTVRRLKELNPRILAVCVQPVGSIFCGAPLSEWAVEGIGNGFIPGSLDLKLADRILDVADADSLATARELIAKEGCLVGASSGANAWAARKTALDLPAGSRIVTLFPDGAERYMSKQPVAELDLP, from the coding sequence ATGTCCCACACAGCGATCCGCCAACTGACCCCCGTGGTCGATTCAATTCTCGATCTGGTGGGCCACACGCCCATGCTGCGTTTAAAGCGTTTCTGCCCCGAACGGGAGGTCTTCGCCAAGCTTGAATACCTGAATCCAGGGGGCAGCGTGAAGGACCGCATCGGCGTCGGCATGATCACGGCCGCTGAGGCAGCCGGCCTGATCAAACCTGGCGTCTCCACCATCATCGAACCCACCGCGGGCAACACCGGCGTGGGTCTGGCGATCGCCGCGAAGGCCCTGGGCTACAAATGCATCCTCTGCGTCCCCACGAAGTACAGCCGCGAAAAGATGATGCTCATGAAGGCCCTGGGCGCAGAGCTGGTGCTTATTCCGAAGGAGCAAGGCATGAAAGGCGCCATCGCCAAGTGCGCGGAGCTCGCCGCGGCGATCCCCGATGCATACGTGCCCCAGCAATTCGAGAACCCCAGCAACCCGAACACCCACTACCGCACAACCGCTGAAGAGATCTGGGAACAGCTGGAAGGCCGCGTGGATGCAGTGGTCATCGGCGCGGGCAGCGGCGGCACGTTCACGGGCACCGTGCGGCGGCTGAAGGAATTGAATCCGAGGATCCTCGCTGTCTGCGTGCAGCCCGTTGGCTCCATTTTCTGCGGCGCTCCTTTATCCGAGTGGGCCGTGGAGGGCATCGGCAACGGTTTCATACCCGGGAGCCTGGATCTCAAGCTCGCGGACAGGATCCTGGATGTGGCGGACGCCGACAGCCTTGCGACCGCGCGGGAACTCATCGCGAAGGAAGGCTGCCTGGTGGGCGCCAGCTCTGGCGCCAACGCCTGGGCGGCGCGCAAAACAGCCTTGGACCTCCCGGCCGGGAGCCGCATCGTCACGCTGTTCCCCGATGGCGCCGAGCGCTACATGAGCAAGCAACCAGTGGCGGAACTGGACCTTCCGTGA
- the pyrE gene encoding orotate phosphoribosyltransferase gives MSELNVSKALLDAGAVRLSPKAPFTWASGLKSPIYCDNRQLLGHPGLRGAIADALAVRTAKLSPTLVAGTSTAGIPWAVLVADRLNLPMAYVRPEPKKHGMGRQVEGPHADGHRVALIEDLISTGGSSLHCVAALQREDAVVVQVLALFSYGLPQAEEAFLKAGVDLQVLSTFEALSQEAAVNGLLDSEDAAALLEWRRDTVAWSKRHE, from the coding sequence GTGAGCGAATTGAATGTCTCCAAGGCTCTTCTGGATGCAGGCGCCGTGCGCCTTTCACCCAAGGCTCCGTTCACCTGGGCCAGCGGCCTGAAGTCGCCGATCTATTGCGACAACCGCCAACTGCTGGGCCATCCGGGATTGCGAGGCGCCATCGCGGATGCGCTGGCGGTGCGGACCGCCAAGCTCTCCCCGACCCTGGTGGCCGGAACCAGCACCGCCGGAATTCCCTGGGCGGTCCTGGTCGCCGACCGCCTGAACCTGCCCATGGCGTATGTCCGCCCGGAGCCCAAGAAGCATGGCATGGGCCGCCAGGTGGAAGGTCCCCACGCCGATGGCCACCGCGTGGCGCTCATCGAGGATCTGATCTCCACCGGCGGGTCCAGCCTGCATTGCGTGGCGGCGCTGCAACGTGAAGATGCCGTCGTGGTCCAGGTCTTGGCGCTCTTCAGCTACGGGCTTCCCCAGGCCGAGGAGGCCTTCCTCAAGGCCGGCGTGGATCTGCAGGTGCTTTCGACTTTTGAAGCGCTTTCACAGGAAGCCGCGGTGAACGGACTCCTGGATTCCGAAGATGCCGCCGCCCTCCTGGAGTGGCGCCGCGATACCGTTGCCTGGAGCAAGAGACACGAATAA
- a CDS encoding cob(I)yrinic acid a,c-diamide adenosyltransferase has translation MKIYTRTGDEGMTGLFGGSRVTKSHHRIRAYGTLDELNSVIGLLCLHVSEKATAREALRRIQHDLFVLGAILATPSSHLDRLGEKMTTPTWKVSEIEADIDRLTQLAPPMKHFVLPGGTLPGAYAHLARTVCRRAERDAVALGNEEGLPPGVLVYLNRLSDWLFALARAENALAGVADVEWIPG, from the coding sequence GTGAAAATCTATACCCGCACTGGAGATGAAGGCATGACAGGGCTTTTCGGCGGCAGCCGGGTCACGAAAAGCCACCATCGCATCCGGGCCTACGGCACCCTCGATGAACTCAACAGCGTCATTGGCCTGCTGTGCCTGCACGTGAGCGAGAAGGCCACAGCGCGCGAGGCCCTGCGGCGGATCCAACATGACCTGTTCGTCCTGGGCGCCATCCTGGCCACGCCCAGCAGCCACCTCGATCGACTCGGGGAAAAAATGACCACGCCGACCTGGAAGGTGTCCGAAATCGAGGCGGACATCGACCGTCTGACCCAGCTCGCCCCGCCCATGAAACACTTCGTCTTGCCCGGCGGAACCCTGCCTGGCGCCTATGCCCACCTGGCCCGGACGGTCTGCCGCCGCGCCGAACGCGATGCGGTGGCGCTGGGCAATGAAGAGGGCCTGCCCCCTGGAGTGCTCGTCTACCTCAACCGGCTCAGCGATTGGCTCTTCGCCCTGGCCCGCGCCGAAAACGCTTTGGCGGGCGTGGCAGATGTGGAGTGGATACCGGGCTGA
- a CDS encoding phosphotransferase: MDPRLPRALERWACTHPRPLSGDAGARQYVRVAHPQLGTALVVLYPLDEPGRNDPAYYEFRAMHAYLDPVMRIPTIIQTWDEERVLLVEDLGDVSLEQRLSQHPEEERVWADRAGWLLATLLGPLTVGAPPNSFFMARSFDEEKLEFEWGYCQANFFQEFLRKDPPRWLDRLMLEIHENLAPRAQFLAHRDFHVRNLMVQGDHLVAIDFQDARRGAATYDLASILFDGYWDWSKEAGGLLLRHVREELGWSDATLWEELNLSALQRNFKALGTFGYQLMKRRKAHFAPAIPRTLKHLRSHFRRINHGEGVLATENWMRIAEKRLWKENGDETAGASS; encoded by the coding sequence ATGGACCCCCGCCTCCCCCGCGCCCTGGAACGATGGGCTTGCACGCATCCCCGCCCCTTGAGCGGGGATGCGGGCGCGCGCCAGTATGTGCGCGTGGCGCATCCCCAATTGGGCACGGCGCTGGTGGTGCTCTACCCTCTCGATGAGCCCGGAAGGAACGACCCCGCCTACTATGAATTCCGTGCCATGCACGCCTATCTCGACCCGGTGATGCGGATTCCCACCATCATCCAGACCTGGGACGAAGAACGGGTGCTGCTCGTCGAGGACCTGGGCGATGTGTCGCTCGAGCAGAGGCTCTCCCAGCATCCCGAAGAAGAAAGGGTCTGGGCGGACCGCGCAGGCTGGCTCCTGGCCACGCTCTTGGGACCGCTCACCGTCGGCGCGCCGCCCAACAGCTTTTTCATGGCCCGCTCTTTCGATGAAGAGAAGCTGGAATTCGAATGGGGCTACTGCCAGGCGAATTTTTTCCAGGAATTCCTGCGGAAGGATCCGCCGCGCTGGCTCGACCGGCTCATGCTGGAGATCCATGAAAACCTCGCGCCTCGGGCGCAGTTCCTGGCCCACCGAGATTTCCACGTCCGAAACCTGATGGTGCAGGGCGATCATCTCGTGGCGATCGACTTCCAGGACGCCCGGCGGGGAGCCGCGACCTACGACCTGGCTTCCATCCTTTTCGACGGCTACTGGGACTGGTCCAAGGAAGCGGGCGGACTCCTGCTGCGCCATGTGAGGGAAGAACTGGGATGGTCGGATGCCACGCTCTGGGAAGAACTGAACCTCTCGGCCCTCCAGCGTAATTTCAAGGCCCTGGGCACCTTCGGATATCAGCTCATGAAGCGCAGGAAGGCGCATTTCGCCCCGGCCATCCCGCGCACCTTGAAGCACCTGAGATCCCACTTCCGGCGCATCAACCATGGGGAAGGTGTGCTGGCCACGGAGAACTGGATGCGCATCGCGGAGAAGCGCCTCTGGAAGGAGAATGGTGACGAAACGGCCGGTGCCTCTTCCTGA
- a CDS encoding NTP transferase domain-containing protein encodes MPNPATIDGFILAAGLGTRMGPLSAVLPKPAWTLQGKPLLGWGAESMRSAGLEHLACNAHLHPEKLERSMAGFPGLEIFREPLLMGSAGGLLHVRGRAADPLAVWNGDALAEVPWEAFRDAHRRSGADLSWLLFPHPGGPWTQVWVDEAGRVLAKGKTVRSVAAQGPFLFTGASLWSSRALALLPEGPSDTHDLVPRLAHHGGVVVPPFTWREIGTPEALLVAAQELAPGQEGRIPGCYVHPDAVPQGRLQHCVLGPGARPHPAMVDRDALWFEESGRQVRLGLS; translated from the coding sequence ATGCCGAACCCCGCCACGATTGATGGCTTCATCCTGGCCGCCGGACTGGGGACCCGCATGGGCCCGCTGTCCGCCGTCCTCCCCAAGCCCGCGTGGACCCTCCAAGGGAAACCCCTGCTGGGGTGGGGCGCGGAATCCATGCGTAGCGCAGGACTGGAGCATCTGGCCTGCAATGCCCACCTGCACCCAGAAAAACTGGAACGTTCGATGGCCGGTTTCCCGGGGCTCGAGATATTCCGGGAACCCCTGCTGATGGGTTCCGCGGGGGGCCTGCTCCACGTTCGAGGAAGGGCCGCCGATCCGCTTGCCGTATGGAATGGTGATGCGCTGGCCGAGGTTCCCTGGGAGGCCTTCCGGGATGCCCATCGGCGGAGCGGCGCGGACCTGAGTTGGCTGCTGTTCCCCCATCCCGGCGGGCCCTGGACCCAGGTGTGGGTGGATGAAGCAGGCCGTGTACTTGCCAAGGGCAAGACCGTCCGGTCCGTGGCGGCTCAAGGACCCTTTCTTTTCACCGGCGCGAGTTTGTGGTCTTCAAGAGCGCTGGCGCTGTTGCCGGAAGGACCCTCCGACACCCACGACCTGGTTCCCAGGCTGGCCCACCATGGCGGCGTGGTCGTCCCGCCGTTCACATGGCGGGAGATCGGCACCCCGGAGGCGCTGCTGGTGGCGGCCCAGGAATTGGCGCCCGGCCAGGAAGGCCGCATTCCCGGGTGCTATGTCCATCCGGACGCGGTGCCCCAGGGACGATTGCAGCATTGCGTGCTGGGCCCCGGCGCCCGGCCGCACCCGGCCATGGTGGACAGGGACGCCCTCTGGTTCGAGGAATCGGGTCGGCAGGTGCGTCTTGGCTTAAGCTAG
- a CDS encoding HlyC/CorC family transporter, with protein MTGGALVITPILIGLTAFFVLAEFSAVRVRPTQLEAIEKSDPRASLALKVHHELGRHLSSIQVAITLLTIAVGATGEEAMVRWFHGLFGAAFPWPRVGWLLGSVSGFLLITVMQVVLAELVPRGIAIRQATTWALRTAAPLLLWSSIVKPFTWILQKLSRAVVWLLGMKLTDEPGDANLPSEEELRRMLERSQESGQLGLSKVELIDNLFGFSRRTIKEIAIPRTQVVCFDLNHSLEENLVLARSSPHTRIPLVDGDLDQVVGIVHLKELLWALHERGGEVDIRDFARPAFLVPEMKLIQDLLLEFQQQKQHLALMVNEHGGVDGLVTLEDVLEELVGEIQDEFDLETIQLRKTRSGAWLAQGLVSLEQLVDHLGLDLAVEEGSISLGGYFQEQLGRVLRVGDELKIHGWRIRVLAMRGLAPSQFLLKPLKGGRADGGTEGHAEPRHD; from the coding sequence ATGACCGGCGGCGCCCTTGTCATCACGCCCATCCTCATTGGGCTCACCGCCTTTTTCGTGCTGGCCGAGTTTTCGGCGGTGCGGGTGCGGCCGACCCAGCTCGAGGCCATTGAGAAGAGCGACCCCCGGGCCTCCCTGGCGCTGAAGGTCCACCACGAACTCGGCCGCCACCTCAGCAGCATCCAGGTGGCCATCACCCTGCTGACCATCGCTGTGGGCGCCACGGGCGAAGAGGCCATGGTGCGATGGTTCCACGGCCTTTTCGGCGCGGCCTTCCCTTGGCCCCGCGTCGGGTGGCTGCTGGGCAGCGTTTCCGGCTTCCTGCTCATCACGGTGATGCAGGTGGTGCTTGCGGAGCTGGTGCCCCGCGGCATCGCCATCCGTCAGGCCACCACCTGGGCCCTGCGCACCGCAGCGCCCCTGTTGCTCTGGTCCAGCATCGTCAAACCTTTCACCTGGATATTGCAGAAGCTGAGCCGCGCCGTGGTGTGGCTCCTCGGCATGAAGCTCACCGACGAACCAGGAGATGCGAACCTGCCTTCTGAAGAAGAGCTGAGGCGCATGCTCGAGCGCAGCCAGGAAAGCGGGCAATTAGGCCTTTCCAAGGTCGAGCTCATCGACAACCTCTTCGGATTTTCAAGACGCACCATCAAGGAAATCGCCATCCCCCGGACCCAGGTCGTGTGTTTCGATCTGAACCACAGCCTTGAAGAGAACCTGGTCCTGGCCCGCAGTTCGCCCCACACCCGCATTCCCCTTGTGGACGGCGACCTCGACCAGGTGGTCGGGATCGTGCACCTGAAGGAGCTCCTCTGGGCGCTGCACGAGCGCGGCGGCGAGGTGGACATCCGGGACTTCGCGCGGCCGGCTTTCCTGGTTCCGGAGATGAAGCTCATCCAGGACCTGCTGCTCGAATTCCAGCAGCAGAAGCAGCACCTCGCCCTGATGGTGAACGAGCATGGCGGAGTGGACGGCCTGGTGACCCTGGAAGACGTGTTGGAGGAACTGGTCGGCGAGATCCAGGACGAATTCGATCTTGAAACCATCCAGCTGAGGAAGACGCGCAGCGGCGCCTGGCTGGCTCAGGGGCTGGTGTCCCTCGAGCAATTGGTGGACCACCTCGGCCTGGACCTCGCGGTCGAGGAAGGCTCCATCAGCCTCGGGGGCTATTTCCAGGAGCAGCTGGGCCGGGTCCTCAGGGTGGGCGACGAGCTGAAGATCCATGGCTGGCGCATCCGTGTGCTGGCGATGCGGGGCCTGGCCCCCAGCCAGTTCCTCCTTAAACCCTTAAAGGGAGGACGGGCCGACGGAGGAACGGAAGGCCATGCCGAACCCCGCCACGATTGA